The following nucleotide sequence is from Triticum dicoccoides isolate Atlit2015 ecotype Zavitan chromosome 7B, WEW_v2.0, whole genome shotgun sequence.
tcaaagcaatagacttatgaagaatttcatctaagtttttcaaggaatagtctggAAATCATTCCtcgagaaatctccatatagtataagcacaatcaagagttggcaagtgactaatcaaatttctaggcaaacctctagtgataagattgatagttctaagattgtgaatcatgtcaagagactcatcaggggtaggatgTAAGGGGTCAATAAGGGgatcacaaggagtagtaatgtacttgttcaagtgatattcataaaaaattccaagcatctcatttttccactcactatagaactctccatcaagcataggcactttACGTCTAATAgtccccaacatagactcatccatctttctccaatggtgattaaaccaaagcaatggagaccaatgctctgataccaattgaaaggatcgagaaaaggtgtctagaggggggtgattagactctcaacaagtaaagatagcagtttttaagtttttcaagttgaggttggaaattagcacaatttcaaacattcacaatacaattcaagcaagcatgcaaagagtatatgagcagcggaaagtaaagcatgcaacttgcgaaaAAGTAAAGGGataggattggagtgtgcaaatgcaattggaaaCACGGAAATTtttgacgtggttccgataggtggtgttatcatacatccacgttgatggtgacttaaacccacgaagggtaacggctgtgcgagtccatggagggctccatccatgaagggtccacgaagaagcaaccttgtctatcccaccatggtcatcgcccacgaaggacttgcctcacttgggtagatcttcacgaagtaggcgatctccttgcccttacaaactccttggttcaactccacaatcttgatgggggCTCCCAAgtcacacctaaccaatctaggagacaccactctccaaaaggtaaaagatggtgtgttgatgatgaactccttgatcttgtgcttcaaatgatagtctccccaacactcaactctctctcacggatttggctatggtagaaagatgatttgagtggaaagcaacttggggaaggctagagatcaagattcttgtggttggaatggaatgtcgatcttggtctcaacacatgagtaggtggttctctctcagaaaatgaattctagaaatgtaggcacgttctgatggctctcttcatgaatgaagagtgggtggaggggtatatatagcctccacacaaaatctagctgtTACACACAGAtttccaaactcggtgagaccaaatggtGAAACTCGGTCATATCGATTCAGGTCAAAATGTGAACGTCAGAAGTTTCGGTGGGACGGACAAggtcaactcgatgggaccaatgtgCAAGGGTTagagtaaaacctcaactcggtttgaccaattacacaaactcagtgagacctacTTTGGTAATAACCAAATAGagaattggtcaagcaaactcgatgggaccgattgcatatcccggtgggaccaaaattattgcaataggcaacagagagtttgcaagcccatctcggtgagacgagatcccatcggtgagaccaaactgattagggttttgcagtggctatgtcaaatgaactcggtggcaccgaatagatcaaatcggtggggccgagtttgactttaggtttaggatatatgtggaaatgagaaagtgattgagagctttggagcatatcactaagcactttgagcaagcaagccattaagcaacacctcatccccttttaatagtattgacttttctatggactcaatgtgatcttggatcactaaaaatgaaaatgtagagccttaagcttttgccaatgtttgtccttagcatcttgaatgggtttcacatcctcttgtccatgccactccaatgttaaacttatctgaaatatactagatgaaaatattagtccaacaagaaatatgttgacattaattaccaaaatcacccagggagcacttgtgctttcaagatctcattgagcaccattggcaaagggttgggtagtaagaaatttttgtattcatttcatttaattcatgtgTGATTTGTATTCAGGACAAGTTTTGTATTGAATTATCTTAATTTTGTTGATTGTTGTATTGTAATATTGACATTTTATCTTATATTGAATTAAGAATTCTGAATATGTGGCACATCAAATTCAGATAAAAACCCATCTGATTTGCAGGCCTGggcgggcggcggccaagcagactCCGTTTTACAGTTCCGCTATGCGGGGTCTGCTCGGTAGGCGCCCGTATCAGCCCGCAAAACCATTTTTCCACGAACTGTAAACGAGTTTTACGGGTTGGCGATATACGGGATCTGCTAGTGATGCTCTAACCATTAGTTAGTTGCGCCTCGGCTTAAGCGCCAGCAAAGAAGGTGCCGCTCGAGCACATACAAGTCGGCCGCGGTGTAATCTCGTGACAGCTCGCTCAGCTGCTCGTTGTGCCCGACCGATCGTTCCCTTCGTAGCACCAACTCAAtctttttttctgatttttttgttgttggtttggTAGAAAAATAACCATTCGGTTTTCTATAATACCGTTCAAGCAGTACTCTTTGTTCAAAGTAAACATGATCTAGATCACTACTAACTTCAGAGGGAAATTGTCTTCAGTCTTCGGACTCGAGCAGAATGACGCGGCACCGGCTGCACGCTAAgggcttcttctccttcttctccttgttctgcttCTTCTGCGCTGCACCAAGGGCTCCACCTCCTCCGGTTGCTCCTCCAGCTTCATCGGGACATCCACGTCCACGTCAGGCAGCACCTCCACATCAATTGCCTTCTGCCTCTCTTCGTCGACGGCCGCCCGTGCGACGCGAGGGCGAGCGACGACCTGCCCCTCCGGCTCCTCACCGTCAATGGAAATGACAGGATGTGCCGAAGGGGGGATTGCGGACAAGGACTTCGTACTCACGGAGGACACGGTTCGGCACGACCACCTTGACGACCATGTCTGCATCCGCTGGATCTGTCAGAAACCTGCTTTTCAGCGGCCGATACACGATCCAGCGGTTGCGCTACCGAACATCGCCGGACATAGACTCGAGCATGCACCAGACGAGGACGTCTACCACCGGCACGCCCTTCCGGCCATCGCGGAAGACACATGCCCTCTCGTCATCCCTAAAAACAGTCACGAGGCCTCTGGCGTGGTTGATGAGCGCGGAGACGCTCTTGAACTGCTCGGCGACGTCCATGTCGATTGCCTTCTTGGTTGGATCATCACCGGCCCAGTCGTCTATGGCTCGCTCCCAACTGCACATCGACTTTGACATAGgcgttggcggcggcggtggtggcggcgtcgACGGTGACTGGTGGGTGGTGAGGCGAGAGGCGATGGAAGAGAGAAGTCATGGTTTTCTGTATGTGCGATGTGACTGGTACTGAATGCGGTGTGAGGTGGAAGACGAGGGTTTACTGGATTTAGTGGGAAACCGAACAGGCGGGGCTACGCTGCGACGAGCGATGGCTAACTGAAAAAACATGAACAGACCGACCGCGTGCGCAACAGAATGAACGAGCCAGCCGGCAGCGCGCCGACCGGGCCGCATCGGCCGCTTCTGACAGTCGAACGAACGACCGTTAGCAGCGCGCCGTCACCGTTGTCGGCTAGCGAGTGATCGGCCACGTCAAAACACGCTCCGAAAGCGATTCGGTATTTTTTGCCACTGTCATTTTGTCTTGCGGTGCAAAATGTCACGTTTtgtaaagtggtggttttctgtGGTGGTTCTATGCATTTTGCTTTGTTCTCTCTAACTCTTGGGGTGTAAGTGGGCATGTATATGTTTTTGATATTTTATCTGTTAAAATATACATTGGACAAAATAGACACACTTTGAAATTTAGTTTAGTTAGATTTTTCAATGTGTAGTTATTTTCTAAAAAGATACGAGTGTTCACATCCTCATATCTCATTTTTTTGGACTGCAAAAATTGAAATTTATGCGGTAGTTGTGGTGGAGCCAACCAAGGCATGTGTGTTGCCAGCGCCCAGAGGGCACAAGGAAATCTAATTATTTCATTTTTATTGGCATAAATAGGTTGCTGTAGCCAGGAAACCATGGGAGGTTTTGAGCACTCAGAAGCAACTAACCAAATTCAAGATTCACACACACCAAATTCAAGATTCACAAACAGAGAAGATTCTGTTGATGCCCTATATATGTAGACTGTTACATGTTTATTTCATATTTGTGTTGTTGCTTATTATCGGTCTTGACGATACCGATTAGCTATATTTACTAAGTGTGCACCGTTTTATTGTGATACCAAAGCCAATTTGTACATTCATATTTTTCTCGATTACCGATTAATAGACGTTTAAGTTTGTGCAAATTTTAATATGTTTCTTGTATCTTGTATTTATATATTTACTGTACAATAGACCGGCACGGACAATGCACACCATCGATGTTCTAGTCTTCATCTACGAGCACCCATACGCACTTCGCCATGGTGCAGTCCACAAGCGAATGCCCCAATGAGTTGGGTTGCCTCCAAAGTATTGCCACATATTCGCCCAATTCTTCACTTGCTTCCTAGTATCCGAGCTTGGTTTTGATACTCACCAGCATATTGTACGCTGAATGAATAGTGAACGTGCCTTTTTTGTCGAAAAAGCATGCCCACAAATCACCTTGTCCCATGGGGACGAGGTACTCCAGAGCACCTCGACTTCTTGCAGCTTCTGGATGTTCCACGAGGCGGAGTTACTGTCCATGAAACCACTAACCCTATCGTTCCACGGGTGAGTTGTCCACACTCTGAATCTGAAGAGGCCATCAACATGCTTGCGGTGCTGCAGACAGTAACCAGCTCTCTCGCTTCATGTAGATGAAAAGTCATCATGCTATGATCTCATCCGGCAAGGCCACGAACCGCGTTCGCTTCTGAAACACCACAAACGAAATCACAGGAGAAGATGTCAGCAAAAGCGACGGACAATTCGTTTCAAGCCAAACGCTAATCTGTTTGCGCATTACGCGAAAATGATTGGCCAAGATTTGAACAGGAAGTGCAGGGAACCTAGATCGCGTGAGGGAGCCACCATTAATTTAGTGTACTTATTTGTGAGAAAAAATCAAAGGAAATCCTGATGAAAAGCTCTGCTGATGTAGTATCCCTTATCTTCGAGCGAGAAAAATTAGCACCAAAAGAAAACGATTGCTAATGGTGTCATGGTGATAAGGTTAACTTCAAATCTTCAATGAGATAGTTACCCTAGAGAAAACTTCAGTGAGATAGTTATCATACCATCATCTAACGGTTGCCTGCTGCTGCCTAAGCTAGTTTGATGGTCTTAGATTGCCAGTTTGACTTTAAGGTGCTCAACAATAAATCAAACCAGTAAGTTGCAACATTAGTGACGGTGACCCGAAAGAATCGGCCGGAGCTACACTAATGGGCACAAAGCGGATCAAGCAACTTGGCTCGTTATGATCCCTGAAAATTTCTCGATCTAGACACTTGGTCAGACATGTGACGCTCAGCGTGTTTCTTCTGCTACCATAGAATAATTCAGGTAGGCCTAATGTTTTGAAACGGCAATTTAAGATCATCCTTGGTACGCATAGACTTTCCACAAATAACATCACCATGGCTGCTACGCTGAACCCGCAGATAAAGAGGGAACATCGCAGTGGCTGCTAAAATGTCTGCTGACAACATTGAAGATTCAGACAACTCATTCTGAAACTTCAGCTGCGAAACATTTTTCATGGTAGATCTATGACTGCTACTGCTATGCTTGATCCGCAGCCAGAAAGTGAGAATGATCTCATGCCTCGAGATATTCAAGTAGGAGTATGACAAGCAACTGTATTTTGTATCATCACTCAACCAGTCAAATCCTAGAATTAATCGCCAACAAATAACTAATGTAGTAACGTATCAGGAAAAATCTCAAACATGCTACTGAGCTACTCAAAACTTAAGACACATCTGCATCGGCCGAAAATATTGGTCACACTATTAACAGCTCTAGATGGTGCCTCGTTGGACACGTAGATCCAATTGCGTATGAATATTTCTTAGTATTTTTTGTTTTCACAGTCAATAAAGAGATAAACCCATGGCTTGTTTACATATTCCTACATGAACCGAgtgaaacacaatttgcatgtcATGTTTACTTATATTATAATGGTATATGAATTAGTCAAAGATAAATTTCATAAGAAATTTTATTGGGTAAACTGTGTGGACCATTTGCAAAAGTTATATATTTTTAAATTTTAGACTATCATGAGGGCGGGAACCCTTTTTTTAGAATAACGGGAACCCCGTTTCTATTCATGACTGAAACCAGAGAGATCCATACAACATGTAAAGGCATGAAAAAATAAAAATATGCTATATATTGTTAATTTATTATTAAAAAAATTATTGGTCAAAACAAACAGTTCTAATACATACTTTTGGGTGAAAGTTTCCACATTATTTTTTTTACCGGGTGATGAGATACTACTGTTgcttgaaagaaaaagaaaaacattgTCTTCCTTCCCACGGAGCTTTTTTTTGAAATGCAGATGAGCGAAAAGCAATACAAAAGGACCAATTTATACGGTGATTTATTTTTAGATTGGAATCAAGTTATTTAATTCAGGCCTTAATAGCATGGCTCTATTATAAAATGATAAATATAGTAATATATTTGAATAAAAAAACATTGAAAGAAGCAGTGCATTACCTCCTTGCGGCTGGCCTTGACGTCCGCTGATGCATACTCCGGCGTGCGGGGTAGAGCAGACCACCTATCCGGCGTCTTCGCCGTCTCTGCACCCCTCTCCGGTGTCTGCATCATGAACCTGGCACCCCACTCGGGCGTTACGGCGAACCTGGGACTCCGCTCTGGGGTCTGCGCGAACCTGCCGGCGCCCCAGTCCGGCGTCGGCACGAACCGTGGGTTCCGCTCTGGCGTCTGCGCGAACCCACCAGTGCCCCAGTCCGCCGTCGGTAGGAACCGCGGGCTCCGCTCCGGCGTCACAGCGCCGTTCCCACCGTTGGCGGCGCAGAGCTGCATAATCTTAGCGGCCGCCTCGGCGGCGTCCCGGCTCTCGCCCATAAGCTTGGCGAGCTGCGCCTTGGGCAGGCGCATCCTGAGCTGGACCGGCCCGCCCTCGGAGGCGGTGGACATCGGGGAGGCCGGCGCGGTCGGGAAGGAGAGGTCGGAGGTGGAGCGGCGCGTGAGCATGAGCGACTCGAGCCTCTCGCGCGCGCCGACGTGGAGAGCGCCGGACCAGGCGCGGCGCGGGGGCACGGTGGGGCGGGGTAGCGCGACGAGGAAATAGAGGCGGCCCGGGCGGAGCAGCGCGTCGTGGTCGAgcgggcgcgcgcggacgccgagCAGCTTGACCTGCTCCGACTCGAGCAGCTGGAAGCCCGGGTGGTCGCGCAGCACCGCGCCCGCGTACGCCGGCGGCTTCACCCTGAAGGCGGTGCCGTCCAGCTGCATCACCTTGGCGCCCTTGCGCCGGCCGCCGATGCTGTTGCCCATTGCCCTGCCGGCTGCTTCCCGGTGGCGGCTGCGGTTTCTCTTGTGTTTCGCCGCCTCCTCTCCACTTCCCTGGTGGTGTGAGGTGAGGCAGGGCGTGGGTGGTTCGGTTCGCGTGGTTCTTCGCGGCGTTTGTGCGTGTGGGGTGTGGGGATTTAAAACGGGCGAGAGAAAAAAGGTACGGGAAGATTTGGGAGTCAAAGGTTGTGGTGAGTTCACGCGAGTATTGAGCTTGACGTGGACTGCAACTATTCTCTAtattactccctccggtcctttttactctgcatattagttttgtccgaagtcaatctcatccaactttgaccaagtttgtataaaaaattatagacattcacataacaacaccaatatcattagattcatcttagaatatattttcatattatatttattagatattatagatgctaataatttccaatgtaaatttggtcaaacttaacaaaatttgactttcggcaaatccaatgtgcagagtaaaaaggaccggaggaagtATTTCCTTGCTTGGGCGTCTACAAAGTTTAGCTAGCCGCCCACCATGGCATAGGACTGTGGAAGAGGAAATGGAAGCGGGGAGGTTAAAGTCGGTTCTAGTGCATGCATGTCTAATTAACAATAAGTGAAGGATGAAAACACGTTTTGACCGTCCAATTAAGCTCGCAGTTCCAGAATCAGAGCAAGAAGTTACTTCAAGCGAAGCAAAACTTTGTAATTGCGATCTTACTACTGTCTGAACACCTTGGTTATTTCGGAGTTGCAAAGGATAGGTTTGCTCCGGCTGCGCGACTCAAGCATGCTGCAGGCGTAAAATTTAAATTAGCTGTGTACTCCGTACTTTGCCTGCAAAACTGACTTGGTACCTAATTTGGTGGGAGGAAATTAGCCAGAGACTTTAATTACCACGAGGCGTCTGTGGCACAGCTTCTCCTCTCTCAGCATCAGATCACATCATCCCATTTACCATGCTAGCAAAACGTATCCAGTTCGACCAGTCGCCTGCCTGCCCTGTTATTTCGTGGCGAAGTTTACATGTACAGTTCGCCTTCATTTTAAACCCCTAGACGTAATGTcgaaaaagaacaaaaaaactagACGTTGATCGTGCACCAATAACCAATAACCTCCATTAGTATGAACAAGTGTGTTCGTACGTGGCCTGGTCTCGTCGTTCTCGAAGCTATGGCTAGTTAATGGCGGTCCAGCAACAACACGTGTATCGTACCGCCGGAGTCGCCACGGCGGACGCCCGCATGGTGCGTCCTTCACGGCACATATCGGCAATTAAGGTGTTCCTTTTGGCGCCCGTCACGGCACGGGATCGGATCGAGGAATGTCCAGCGGCGGCAAGGTCAACCGCGCGCATGCATCGTATTAATGCGGCTATAGCTAAGCCGGCGCTCCGCCAGTCCGTTTCGCGGGATCGGGTGCCGGGAGGAGTCCGGTGATCCACGGCAACCGTCGTGTCGCGTTGTGGATGTGCACGCTGCAGACGGACGCGCGCGGCCGCTGTCGCCTGTGGGACACTGTAGGCGAGAGCAAAGCACATGCCCTGCttgtgtgcatgcatgtttgaatcgaCCTTGTTTTCGTCGTGAGTTTCCGGTCGATCGTTTTCTCATACTGTTAGATGTTCTATAAGTGCGTAATTGGTCAATTATCTATGTTTTTCTTCTCGAATATGCACGAGAATGCATATCATATAATATTATAGAAGAAAAGGCCAAGAATGCCTCCACCATGATTTACAAGGTTTTGTTATTACAAGCTAATCCTCATCACTCATTCACCTCTCTATCCTAGCAAAAAAAGGCATTACATCACCTCTTAATAACCCAGCAGTTGACCAAGAGGAACCCTCAGCGCACATATTTCTTAGTAACTGCTCGACCGAAGGGCGCGCGCCCTCGAAGACAATGGCATTTCTATGCTTCCACAACTCCCACCAAGTAAGCGCGAAGATGATGCGAAGGTCCTTCGTGCTGACGTTGTTTGAACCACGCTTGTCCACGGCCCACTCCACCAGCGTTCCTTGGGCAGTAGGAATCCAACTTGGTGTCCCCAACGCGACGAAAATCGCTGCCCACACTGTGCGAGCAAAAACACATGTGAGTAGAACATGGTCGATCGTTTCCTCCTCTTGATCACACAAAGGGCATGCATCCTGATGGGGTAGGCCTCTGCATGCTAGCCGATCCGAGGTCCAGGCCACGTGGCAAATAACTGCCCGGACCCTACCGCCAAGTATTATCTATGTTAAAGATCTGCAATGCAAAGTGAAATATTAGATTACATCGTTACACGTTAATTGCCTCCAAATTTGCGTACTAAAACACTGTATGTGGCAAAGAGCTACGGCGTCAAGTCGTTGTAGTATCAGGTGGAATCCCAAGGatggcgcccccctctcctctcgCTCTCTCCTCTCCTGGAGTGCCGACGTCCCGCNNNNNNNNNNNNNNNNNNNNNNNNNNNNNNNNNNNNNNNNNNNNNNNNNNNNNNNNNNNNNNNNNNNNNNNNNNNNNNNNNNNNNNNNNNNNNNNNNNNNNNNNNNNNNNNNNNNNNNNNNNNNNNNNNNNNNNNNNNNNNNNNNNNNNNNNNNNNNNNNNNNNNNNNNNNNNNNNNGTTGGCGGCGAGGCCCACGCTCTCCCTCTCTGCGGTTCCCCCTCCCAACCCGGCGGCCCTGGATGCGCCCCGGGCCAACAGGTTCTGGGCTCTCGACTCGGATGACTCCGGTTCGGACTCTGAGGCTCTTCCCTCTCCTTCCCGTCCGGCGCTGGTTGATGGGTCGTCGGCTACTCTAGCGGCGGGTCGCCGGCGTAAGTTTGTTCCGGGGGGTCGGGGGCGGTCTGTCGGGTCGGGCGTGGATGCGGATGGTTGGTGCCGTGTCGCTCGTGGGCGCCGGCGTGCTGCCTCCTGGTCGTTGGATGCTTCTCTGGTGGGGCCTGGGGTGGCTGTGGTGGCTTCGCCGGCGTCTTCCCCTCCGGCGGCCGCCCTCCCTGGCTCGTCTTCGGCTGTGGTCCCTGttccctcggcggcggcggcgccggtgccaaccctagatctgggatCGGGGCGGGCTGGGGCGCGTGCTCTTTTGGCTGTTGTGGGGCCGGGTGGGCCTGTGCCGGTCCCTTCGTTGGGCTCCTCTGTTGATTTCCCTCCCCTCCTTTCTGTGGCTCCTGGGCCGAGGCTAGCCCAGATTCAGCCCTCTCCTGCCCTGGTACCCCTTGGTAAGCCCGGCCTGGTTGGCTCTGGCTTTATATGGGTTCGGAAGGGTGTGGCTCCCCCGTTTCTAGGGTTTCCTGCCTCCTCCTCGGACTTGCGTCGGCTCCATTACCCTATCCGCTGCTTCGTCAGatctactcctcctcctcccctcctccttccctTTGCGTCGGTGGCTGCGATGGACCGTTCCCGAGGGTCCCCCGGTGAGGCTGTCTCCGGCCACAAGCGGGGGCATGGCAGATCTGGCGACGCCACCGCAGATCTGGAGTATGAGGCCTCGCTCCGTGCCAAGCTCCACGCCTCGCTCGCTCAGGGTGCGGGGGCCTCGGAGACGGCTGGTGCGTCCCCTCGTGCTTCTGGATCTGGGCCGGCGGTTCCTCCGCCTCCGGTGCCTGGTGCGTCGGTGGCCGCGGTCGATCCCTGGGAGCAGGCGGCGCTGGGGAGTCGGGCGGGTTCCTCGGGGCCTTCCGCGTCCCCCCCCCTCGCTTGCTCCTCAGGGCGGTGGGCCGCTGCGGGCGCCGGCAGTGGCTGGTGGCGGTCCGTCTCGCTTCGTTCCCCGTGGCTCGTCGGGGGCTCCGGCCCGCCGCCCGTTTGGCGCTGCTGCGAGGCCTGGCGCCGGtgctggtgctggagctggttcccTTGGTGATggtattctccctccacctccccCTCGTGGCGCTGGCCGCAACCCCCCTCACTCCCAGGTCTCTAACCCTATCCTCACCTGCTTTGCGTGTCATCGTCCTGGCCACTTCCAGTCTCGCTGTGAAAATCCCCTGTTTTGTCTCATATGTAGGGAGGACGGCCACCTCACGGTGGACTGCCAAAGCCGTGTCAAGCCTCCTTCCTTTATTCATTATGGGATCGGCCTCCCCGGCTGTTCTTTCTTTGCCCTTGACAAGGAGGTTCCTGTAGCTGCCCCCAACCCCTCGCTTTCCAATGTTGGTGTTATTTTTGTTCAGGACAAGCGCATCTCCCCTCAGGCCCTTCTTGATGAACTTCGGTTGTGGGACGAAGGCGGGTGGGACTGGCAGATCCGCCAGCTCTCTGATTTTGAGTTTGCTGCCAGATTTCCCTCTAAAGAGAGTCTTCGCATGATGTCCTCGTGTACCAGCTTCACGCTCCCTCTGAATCAACTTGTGGTTTCGGTCAAAGCCACCTCCAATGGGTCAAAGGCCATTGCCTCTCTCTCTGATGTGTGGGTGTTAGTGGATGATGTTCCTCCTAACATGCGCACCTCGACCTTTCTGATGGCCTTTGGGGTGCTCCTTGGGAAACCTATCGAGGTTGATCAAGACTCGCTGTCTGTTCTTGGACCAGCTCGGCTTCGGGTCTGGTGTGTGGATCCTTTCTGCATCTGTGGCTCTGTTGACGTTTTCCCGGCGGCGGGTGGTTTTCGTCTTCGGGTCCGGGTGGAGGGTGCTCCTGGTCctggttctcctcctcctccccctccaccCTCGGCCTCCGGCTATGATGATAAAAGCAAGGATGGTGATGGGGCCTTGATGATTCGATGCATGGCACGGATCCTCGCTTCACCCAGTCCGCTTGGAATGGGATGTCCCCTGCTGATCAAGAGTTGATGAAAGATTGTGCTCCGGCGAGCGGTGGGGTTCAGGGCTCCGCGCCAGGTTTGGGCGGTGGGGCTGCGGCCGCGGGTGGGTCAAAGGGCACCCCTCTTTCGGCGGCGTGTTCTAACCTTCTCGCTCGCCCCACCTCCCCTTCGTTGTCTGGTATTGAAGACTTACCCCCGGCTGGCCCATCGGcggccaagaagaggaagaaatcGTCGATGAAGAAGTTCTCTGCGAAGAGGAGGGCGTTTGGGGATTCCAAGCAGTCCATGGCTGGGCTTTGCCGCCGGCTGGAGGTGGAGCTGGGGGCGGCCTCGGGCCCGTCCTCGGCGGCGGCTTCTCCGGGCCGGGCCCCCCTGTGCCTGTTCGGTTCCCTGCTTCTACTGCCCACAAGAGTGGCCGTGTCTCCAACAGTGGCGAGCGTGTGGCTGATAGGGCGGCTAGGCGTGCGGCGGCATGGGATCTTCCCCCCTCAGGTTCGGGTTCTATTCTGTCGTCTTCCCCTCGTTTGGTTTCGTCTCCTGTTAGATTAGTTTTACCTTCCCAGTCTGATGAGCAGCTTTTTAAGATTTTAGATGATGTTGGGATTCGTTTAGACTCTAGTTTGGGCTCCCCCTCTTCCTTACTTGAGGTGATTAGAGCTAACGAGCTGGCTCAGGCTGACATTGCGAAAGCCAAGGAGGTTGGGGTTGGGGCGTCCGCCCCTCTGGTTGTGGCCAAGGGGGGCCGTGAGGGAGGCTGACAGGTGTCAGGCCTCCCCGATTCAGAATCGTGGGGCTGGGAAACGCGCTAAAACCTGCAAGGCTCCGTGCAGGTCGAGTCTTCGAATTAAAAACCTCTCCTTCAGATGAAGGCTTTATTTTGGAACATCAGAGGTTTCTGTGCTAGGGGGCGCAGGGACCAACTCAAAGATATGGTGCGGTCTGAAAAAGTTGATTTTATTGGCCTTGTTGAGACtctca
It contains:
- the LOC119340356 gene encoding uncharacterized protein At1g66480-like, with protein sequence MGNSIGGRRKGAKVMQLDGTAFRVKPPAYAGAVLRDHPGFQLLESEQVKLLGVRARPLDHDALLRPGRLYFLVALPRPTVPPRRAWSGALHVGARERLESLMLTRRSTSDLSFPTAPASPMSTASEGGPVQLRMRLPKAQLAKLMGESRDAAEAAAKIMQLCAANGGNGAVTPERSPRFLPTADWGTGGFAQTPERNPRFVPTPDWGAGRFAQTPERSPRFAVTPEWGARFMMQTPERGAETAKTPDRWSALPRTPEYASADVKASRKEKRTRFVALPDEIIA